TAAGGCCATATTCGACTTAAGTTTATAGTTTATGAAGAGCTGAACTCTCCCCTTTTCACAACTTTCTTATATAGTATCGGCAAACAGACCTGAAGGTATTAATTATTTCCACCAAAGGGCGTAGATTTATGTCAGGGGATCGTTATTCGGGACTTGAGAGGGATCGTTTAGTTCTTCGAGTGATTTATCCCCGAAATACTTGTCGAGACAGTCGGGGCAAATGCCGTGACTGACCTCAGCCAGGCTGTGAGACTTGATATAATCTTCCACATTGCGCCAGTAATCCTCATCATCGCGAACCCGCTTGCACCAGGCGCAGATCGGTAAAATCCCTTGCAGTTTTTTGACATTAGCGAGCGCATCCTCGAGCGCATTAATCTTGTCAGAAAGTGTCTGCTTGAGTTGAATAATTCTCTCGCCGGCGCGGACTCTGGCACGCAACTCTATGCTGTTAATGGGCTTAACTACATAATCATCAGCCCCGGACTCGAAAGCTTTGGCCAGGTCGTTGACCTCTCCACGGGAAGTCAGCATAATAACGTACATGAATTTGCTGTTGGGCAGTTTCTTGATCTCATGACA
This DNA window, taken from Candidatus Zixiibacteriota bacterium, encodes the following:
- a CDS encoding response regulator; amino-acid sequence: MMKVLVAEDEPISSRILVNHLQKWGYEVCPTRNGREALEAVKSQSDISLVILDWMMPQVNGIEVCHEIKKLPNSKFMYVIMLTSRGEVNDLAKAFESGADDYVVKPINSIELRARVRAGERIIQLKQTLSDKINALEDALANVKKLQGILPICAWCKRVRDDEDYWRNVEDYIKSHSLAEVSHGICPDCLDKYFGDKSLEELNDPSQVPNNDPLT